The Tepidibacter aestuarii genome contains a region encoding:
- a CDS encoding motility associated factor glycosyltransferase family protein, translated as MKNINKNIYIKNIELLKQYYPEYIKVLEDNKYNDEKVKVIETRDGNISLIVEKGKKITIHSKYKPIEEAKRWTKNIQIEENDCIFVFGMGLLYHVDFLLEKIRQNNKLIIIEPSIEVLKKTISVVDLENIILNNNISIVLYNDEHFKDRVSKILMETGLQRINYKYLKLQTYVNAFVEEYRDYLNVLNNAKIDILTQKNTIINSSEEWTKNDYKNLKHLKNSINISCFFNKFKNIPAILVSAGPSLDKNIEYIRNFKDKCLIIAVDTSLKALITKDINPHMVISVDGTYKNYDKIKGLDFSNIPLVYTNRVYYKILEEHKGKKIIYDFDSNIVSNLFSRIGEDIGILEEQGSVSTCALDFLIKIGANPIVFVGQDLAYTDDKKYAQNTMYDYVDYERYGDFGFESFVDGYYGGKVKTDYALRRFLEYFETRIYKEKEKIEFINATEGGANIKGCKNITLKNLKNEFENKINIGMTINNIFKIKSIINNENKDRFVKELEKMYLSIKNIENKLNQVLKQIEQLHLIYDKNDYYYKIKEIKEIIAIVDQFEEFLQNKKDEIILMNYELFKWEQEVIAITKNSNILNIDERQKGLIIAKNNKIIYEKLKDIVIDHKKKLETCLSEI; from the coding sequence TTGAAAAATATCAATAAAAACATATATATAAAAAACATAGAGTTATTAAAGCAATATTATCCAGAGTACATTAAAGTATTAGAAGATAATAAATATAATGATGAAAAAGTTAAAGTAATAGAAACCAGAGATGGAAATATATCTTTAATAGTAGAAAAGGGAAAAAAAATAACTATTCATAGCAAATATAAGCCTATTGAAGAAGCTAAAAGATGGACTAAAAATATCCAAATAGAAGAAAATGATTGTATATTTGTTTTTGGGATGGGCCTTTTATACCATGTTGATTTTTTATTAGAAAAAATAAGACAAAACAATAAATTGATTATTATTGAACCTAGTATAGAAGTATTAAAAAAAACTATTTCTGTAGTAGATTTAGAAAATATCATTTTAAATAACAATATAAGCATAGTTTTATATAATGATGAACATTTTAAGGATAGAGTATCAAAAATTTTAATGGAGACAGGATTGCAGCGAATAAATTATAAATATTTAAAATTACAAACATATGTAAATGCTTTTGTAGAGGAATATAGAGATTATTTAAACGTCCTAAATAATGCTAAAATAGATATACTTACGCAAAAGAATACAATAATAAATTCAAGTGAAGAATGGACAAAAAATGATTATAAAAACTTAAAGCATTTAAAAAATAGCATAAATATATCATGTTTTTTTAATAAATTCAAAAATATACCGGCTATATTAGTATCTGCAGGACCTTCATTAGATAAGAACATTGAATATATCAGGAATTTTAAAGATAAATGTTTAATTATTGCTGTAGATACTTCTTTAAAAGCATTAATAACAAAAGACATAAATCCCCATATGGTTATTTCTGTAGATGGAACATATAAGAATTATGATAAAATTAAAGGATTAGATTTTAGTAATATTCCTTTAGTGTATACAAACAGGGTATATTATAAGATTCTAGAAGAGCATAAAGGGAAGAAAATAATATATGATTTTGATTCAAATATTGTATCGAATTTGTTTAGTAGAATTGGAGAGGATATTGGAATTTTAGAAGAACAAGGTTCTGTTTCAACTTGTGCATTAGATTTTTTAATTAAAATAGGAGCTAATCCAATAGTTTTTGTTGGGCAAGATTTAGCTTATACTGATGATAAAAAGTATGCACAAAATACTATGTATGATTATGTTGATTATGAAAGATATGGAGATTTTGGATTTGAAAGTTTTGTTGATGGATATTATGGTGGGAAAGTAAAAACTGATTATGCATTAAGACGATTTTTAGAATATTTTGAGACTAGAATATATAAGGAAAAAGAAAAAATAGAATTTATAAATGCAACAGAAGGTGGAGCTAATATTAAAGGGTGTAAGAATATAACTTTAAAAAATCTTAAAAATGAATTTGAAAATAAAATCAATATTGGAATGACTATTAACAATATATTTAAAATAAAATCGATTATTAACAATGAAAATAAGGATAGATTTGTAAAAGAATTAGAAAAAATGTATCTAAGTATAAAAAATATAGAAAATAAATTAAACCAAGTACTAAAACAAATTGAACAACTACATCTAATTTATGATAAAAATGATTATTATTATAAAATTAAAGAAATTAAAGAAATTATAGCTATAGTTGATCAATTTGAAGAGTTTTTACAAAATAAAAAAGATGAAATAATTTTAATGAATTATGAATTATTTAAATGGGAACAAGAAGTAATTGCTATTACTAAAAATAGTAATATTTTAAATATAGATGAAAGACAAAAAGGATTAATTATAGCTAAAAATAATAAAATAATATATGAAAAATTAAAAGATATAGTAATAGATCACAAAAAAAAATTAGAAACATGTTTAAGTGAAATCTAA
- a CDS encoding glycosyltransferase family protein: protein MKNIVLLKGKFQYDVVNRFIDYIEKGFYKLGYETRIIEFSNFDSEEKKNEYIYKLLTFIDNDTQFVFLFNLIMNNVLKGFTKIYDKLNFLTVGFLVDSTILHYDRVKNISDKDVLFCMDENHIDIAKLYTKNVYFSPHGGCEARTKISIDSCKRNKPIVFAGTYENSNEIFNDWKYYDETTRKNMLEILELGMSSKELYLENIVIDFLKSRFEFEDMMESGGYQIFTEIDRYIRMKRREDIINSLINKGLKVECYGKGWENFGLADKLDVKGSVSFSYILHLMQKSKVFLDCTPSYKKGGHERIFSSMLNGSVCFTDRNIYLGKEFKENKEILFYDYDNLNESIDRLIDILDNDSKRIEIAQDGQKKALENHTWENRAKFIVDKINEIKL, encoded by the coding sequence ATGAAGAATATAGTTTTGCTTAAAGGTAAGTTTCAGTATGATGTAGTTAATAGATTTATTGATTATATAGAAAAAGGTTTTTATAAATTAGGATATGAAACTAGAATAATTGAATTTAGTAATTTTGATTCTGAAGAAAAGAAAAATGAATATATATATAAATTATTAACATTTATTGATAATGATACACAATTTGTATTTTTATTTAATTTAATTATGAATAATGTATTGAAAGGGTTTACCAAAATATATGATAAACTTAATTTTTTAACAGTAGGTTTTTTAGTAGATAGCACTATTCTTCATTATGATAGAGTTAAAAATATATCAGATAAAGATGTTTTATTTTGTATGGATGAAAATCATATAGATATAGCAAAATTATATACTAAAAATGTATATTTTTCACCTCATGGAGGTTGTGAAGCAAGAACAAAAATAAGTATAGACTCTTGTAAAAGAAATAAGCCTATTGTCTTTGCTGGTACTTATGAAAACTCTAATGAAATTTTTAATGATTGGAAATATTATGATGAAACAACTAGAAAAAATATGTTAGAAATTCTAGAATTAGGAATGAGCTCAAAAGAATTATATTTAGAGAATATAGTTATAGATTTTCTAAAATCAAGATTTGAATTTGAAGACATGATGGAGTCTGGAGGATATCAAATATTCACAGAAATTGATAGATATATAAGAATGAAGAGAAGAGAAGATATTATAAACTCTTTAATTAATAAAGGACTTAAGGTAGAATGCTATGGGAAAGGTTGGGAAAATTTTGGACTGGCTGATAAATTAGACGTAAAAGGAAGTGTAAGTTTCAGCTATATACTACATTTGATGCAAAAATCAAAAGTATTTTTAGATTGTACCCCTTCCTATAAAAAAGGAGGACATGAAAGAATATTTTCTAGTATGTTGAATGGTTCAGTGTGTTTTACAGATAGAAATATTTATTTAGGAAAAGAGTTTAAAGAGAATAAAGAAATATTATTTTATGATTATGACAATTTAAATGAAAGTATTGATAGATTAATAGATATTTTAGATAATGACAGCAAAAGAATTGAAATTGCTCAAGATGGTCAAAAAAAGGCATTAGAAAATCATACATGGGAAAATAGAGCTAAGTTTATTGTAGATAAAATAAATGAAATTAAATTATAA
- a CDS encoding NAD-dependent 4,6-dehydratase LegB yields the protein MKVLVTGADGFIGSHLVEALLEEGHDVRAFAYYNSFNSWGWLDTLPKDRLKEIEVFTGDIRDPNGVREAMKGIEEVYHLAALIAIPFSYHSPDSYVDTNIKGTLNVLQAARDLDTKRVLVTSTSEVYGTAKYVPIDEKHPFQGQSPYSATKIGADRIAESFYKSFNMPISIVRPFNTYGPRQSARAVIPTIITQLLAGKEEIKLGSLTPTRDFNYVKDTARGFIDIAKSDKTIGEEINIATQKEISIGELAQELINQINPNAKIICDEQRIRPEKSEVNRLLGSNEKIKRLTNWDTRYSLTEGIAETIEWIKNNLDKYKVDIYNL from the coding sequence ATGAAAGTTTTAGTTACGGGTGCAGATGGCTTTATAGGAAGTCATCTAGTTGAAGCTTTATTAGAAGAAGGACATGATGTAAGAGCATTTGCTTATTATAATTCATTTAATTCATGGGGATGGCTTGATACCCTTCCTAAAGATAGATTAAAAGAAATTGAAGTGTTTACAGGTGATATAAGAGATCCTAATGGAGTAAGGGAAGCTATGAAAGGAATAGAGGAGGTTTATCATTTAGCCGCACTTATTGCTATTCCATTTAGTTACCATTCTCCAGATTCTTATGTAGATACAAATATAAAAGGAACTCTTAATGTATTACAAGCCGCTAGAGATTTAGATACTAAAAGAGTATTAGTTACTTCTACATCAGAAGTTTATGGAACAGCTAAATATGTACCAATAGATGAAAAACATCCATTTCAAGGACAATCTCCTTATTCTGCGACTAAAATAGGAGCAGATAGAATAGCAGAGTCGTTCTATAAAAGTTTTAATATGCCAATTAGTATAGTAAGACCTTTCAATACATATGGACCAAGACAATCAGCAAGAGCTGTAATACCTACAATAATAACTCAGCTTTTAGCTGGGAAAGAAGAGATAAAACTTGGAAGTTTAACACCTACTAGAGACTTTAACTATGTAAAAGATACCGCTAGAGGATTTATAGATATAGCTAAAAGTGATAAAACAATAGGAGAAGAGATAAATATAGCAACTCAAAAAGAAATTTCAATAGGAGAATTAGCACAAGAACTTATAAATCAAATAAATCCTAATGCTAAAATAATTTGTGATGAACAAAGAATAAGACCAGAAAAAAGTGAAGTTAATAGATTGCTTGGATCTAATGAAAAAATAAAAAGACTTACAAACTGGGATACAAGATATAGTTTAACAGAAGGAATTGCCGAAACTATAGAGTGGATTAAAAATAATTTAGATAAATATAAAGTTGATATTTATAATCTTTAG
- a CDS encoding LegC family aminotransferase, with protein sequence MDKFIPLSVPKLKGKELEYVTNAIETEWVSTGGAYINEFEKNIAKYLNIENAVACQSGTAGLHLALRLCEVKYGDEVIVPTLTFIAAVNPVKYLGAEPIFMDCDDTLNMDLDKLEEFCEKECYLTEKGLINKKTKKIIKALVVVHVFGNMVNMEKIMNIANKYKLKVVEDATEALGTYCTEGKYKSKFAGTIGDFGVYSFNGNKIITTGGGGMLVGKNIDLVLKAKYLSTQAKDDQLYYNHSEIGYNYRMTNIQAALGVAQLERLEEFIQIKTKNYSLYKSKIKNIEGLSLLDFNQNCRSNYWFYSLVINKEKYGLNRDELLKKLSEKKIQTRPIWGLIHKQKPYVNSQSYKIEKANYYLEKIINIPCSTNLSKEEVLMVIKALTNLKLSI encoded by the coding sequence ATGGATAAGTTTATACCTTTATCGGTTCCAAAGTTAAAAGGAAAAGAACTTGAATATGTTACTAACGCTATAGAAACTGAATGGGTATCTACAGGTGGAGCATATATAAATGAGTTTGAAAAAAATATAGCTAAATATTTAAATATAGAAAATGCTGTAGCTTGTCAGAGTGGAACAGCAGGTCTTCATTTGGCTTTAAGATTATGCGAAGTGAAATATGGTGATGAGGTAATAGTTCCAACTCTTACATTTATAGCTGCAGTAAATCCAGTGAAATATTTAGGGGCAGAGCCTATATTTATGGATTGCGATGATACTTTAAATATGGATTTAGATAAACTTGAAGAATTTTGTGAAAAAGAATGTTATTTAACAGAAAAAGGATTAATAAATAAAAAAACTAAAAAAATTATAAAAGCTTTAGTAGTTGTTCATGTATTTGGTAATATGGTTAATATGGAAAAAATAATGAATATAGCAAATAAATATAAGCTTAAAGTAGTAGAAGATGCAACTGAAGCTTTAGGAACTTATTGTACAGAAGGGAAATATAAAAGTAAATTTGCAGGAACAATAGGAGATTTTGGGGTTTATTCTTTTAATGGAAATAAGATTATAACTACTGGTGGAGGAGGAATGTTAGTAGGGAAAAATATAGATTTAGTTTTAAAAGCTAAATATTTATCAACTCAAGCTAAAGACGACCAGCTATATTATAATCATAGTGAAATAGGATATAATTACAGAATGACCAATATTCAAGCTGCTTTAGGAGTTGCTCAACTTGAACGGTTAGAAGAATTCATACAAATAAAGACTAAGAATTATAGTTTATATAAAAGTAAAATAAAAAATATAGAAGGATTAAGTTTATTAGATTTTAATCAAAACTGTAGATCAAATTATTGGTTTTATTCTTTAGTTATAAATAAAGAGAAATATGGTTTAAATAGAGACGAATTATTAAAAAAACTTAGCGAAAAAAAAATACAAACAAGACCTATTTGGGGACTTATACATAAGCAAAAACCTTATGTAAATAGTCAATCTTATAAGATAGAAAAAGCAAATTATTATTTAGAAAAAATAATTAATATACCCTGTAGTACTAATTTGAGTAAAGAAGAAGTTTTAATGGTAATTAAGGCATTAACAAATTTAAAACTAAGTATATAA
- a CDS encoding nucleotidyltransferase family protein gives MRLQDLFIDETMTIKEALKKLDETAKKILIVTEYNKLKAVITDGDIRRWILRSGDLSKTVSLIMNKKPVFLTIGNEHLAEKLMKEKFIESIPVVNKNKEVVNVIFWNEKFKDRLNYFNKIQNPVVIMAGGKGTRLYPFTKIFPKPLIPIGEIPIVERIMNRFREYGCDDFYLTVNYKKNMIRAYFNELKKDYKINYVEEERPLGTGGSLHLLKGKINNTFFVSNCDILIDGNYSDMLRFHKENKNKITMITSLKHYAIPYGVIKLNEDETIKNIVEKPEYDFLVNTGMYILDPETIEDVPENDFYHITDLINYYIKKGEKVGAYPVSDKSWLDMGQFKEMENMIERLGLK, from the coding sequence ATGAGACTACAAGATTTATTTATAGATGAGACTATGACCATAAAAGAAGCTTTAAAAAAGTTAGATGAAACAGCAAAAAAAATACTAATTGTTACTGAATATAATAAATTAAAAGCAGTTATAACTGATGGAGATATAAGACGTTGGATATTAAGAAGTGGAGATTTATCAAAAACAGTTAGTTTAATAATGAATAAAAAGCCTGTATTTTTAACGATAGGAAATGAACACTTAGCAGAAAAATTGATGAAGGAAAAATTTATTGAAAGTATTCCAGTGGTAAATAAAAACAAAGAAGTAGTAAATGTAATATTCTGGAATGAAAAATTTAAAGATAGGCTTAATTATTTTAATAAAATACAAAATCCCGTAGTTATAATGGCAGGAGGAAAAGGAACAAGACTCTATCCTTTTACAAAAATTTTTCCTAAACCACTAATTCCTATAGGAGAAATTCCTATAGTTGAAAGAATTATGAATAGATTTAGAGAATATGGCTGTGATGATTTTTACTTAACTGTAAATTATAAAAAAAATATGATAAGAGCATATTTTAACGAATTAAAAAAAGATTATAAAATAAATTATGTTGAAGAAGAAAGGCCTTTGGGAACAGGGGGCAGTTTACATTTATTAAAAGGAAAAATAAATAATACATTTTTTGTAAGTAATTGTGATATTTTAATAGATGGTAATTATTCAGATATGCTTAGATTTCATAAAGAAAATAAAAATAAAATTACAATGATAACATCTCTTAAACATTATGCTATTCCTTATGGTGTAATAAAATTGAATGAAGATGAAACTATAAAAAATATAGTTGAAAAACCTGAATATGATTTTTTAGTTAATACAGGTATGTATATATTAGATCCAGAAACTATAGAGGATGTACCAGAAAATGATTTCTATCATATTACAGATTTAATAAATTATTATATTAAAAAAGGAGAAAAAGTAGGGGCATATCCAGTTAGTGATAAATCATGGCTTGATATGGGACAATTTAAAGAAATGGAAAATATGATTGAAAGGTTAGGGTTAAAGTAA
- a CDS encoding acetyltransferase, giving the protein MKDIILIGGGGHCKSIIDSLKDSCEFNIVGILDLKENIGGFINNIKIIGTDNDLVKFHKKGINYAFIGVGSIGNPKLRIELYENAKKIGYKFPFIIDKSAIISKNTVIKEGSFIGKGVIINSDVHIGKNCIINTGCIIDHECIIKDFVHIAPGSVLSGGVEIGTNTHIGTNSTIIQYRKIGSNTIIGAGSVVVKDIKNNVKAYGNPCKEVY; this is encoded by the coding sequence ATGAAAGATATTATACTAATAGGTGGAGGAGGACATTGTAAAAGTATAATAGATTCATTAAAAGACAGCTGTGAATTTAACATAGTAGGAATATTGGATCTAAAAGAAAATATAGGCGGTTTTATTAATAACATAAAAATAATAGGAACAGATAATGATTTGGTTAAATTCCACAAAAAAGGGATTAACTATGCATTTATAGGTGTTGGAAGTATAGGAAATCCTAAGTTGAGAATTGAACTTTATGAAAATGCGAAAAAAATAGGATATAAATTCCCTTTTATAATAGATAAAAGTGCAATAATTTCTAAAAATACAGTGATAAAAGAAGGCTCTTTTATAGGTAAGGGAGTTATAATTAATTCAGATGTGCACATCGGTAAAAATTGTATTATAAACACGGGATGTATAATAGATCATGAGTGCATTATAAAAGATTTTGTTCATATAGCTCCAGGGAGTGTTTTGAGTGGAGGGGTTGAAATTGGAACAAACACCCACATAGGGACGAACTCTACTATTATACAATATAGAAAAATAGGTAGTAATACAATTATAGGAGCAGGAAGTGTAGTAGTAAAAGATATAAAAAATAATGTTAAAGCTTATGGGAATCCTTGTAAGGAGGTATATTAA
- the neuB gene encoding N-acetylneuraminate synthase has translation MANVFIIAEAGVNHNGSLDIAKKLIDVAVEAKVDAVKFQSFKTEKLVSKNAQKAQYQKETTDFSENQFDMIKKLELDYEKHEDLVNYCKSKEIMFLSSPFDLESIDLLDSMGLEIFKIPSGEITNLPYLRKIGKLKKKVILSTGMATLGEIEQALNILKENGTYDITVLHCNTEYPTPIEDVNLKAMNTIKEAFKVEVGYSDHTLGIEAPIAAVALGAKVIEKHFTLDKNMKGPDHRASLNPQELKAMVRYIRNIEKAIGDGIKRPSKSELKNKDIARKSLVANCSIKKGEIFTEKNIQAKRPGKGISPMRWNEVIGKVANKDYKEDELIEI, from the coding sequence TTGGCTAATGTATTTATAATAGCTGAAGCTGGAGTTAATCATAATGGGAGCTTAGATATTGCAAAAAAATTGATAGATGTGGCTGTAGAAGCAAAGGTGGATGCAGTCAAATTTCAAAGCTTTAAAACTGAAAAACTTGTTTCAAAAAATGCACAGAAAGCGCAATACCAAAAAGAAACTACAGATTTTTCAGAAAATCAATTTGATATGATAAAAAAATTAGAATTAGATTATGAAAAACATGAAGATTTAGTTAATTACTGCAAATCAAAAGAAATAATGTTTTTATCTTCACCTTTTGATTTGGAAAGCATAGACTTATTAGATAGTATGGGTTTAGAAATTTTTAAAATACCATCTGGAGAAATAACAAATCTACCTTATTTAAGAAAAATAGGGAAATTAAAAAAGAAAGTAATTTTATCAACTGGTATGGCTACACTTGGAGAAATAGAACAAGCATTAAACATTTTAAAAGAAAATGGAACATATGATATTACAGTCTTACATTGCAACACAGAATATCCAACTCCAATTGAAGATGTAAATTTAAAAGCCATGAATACTATAAAAGAAGCATTTAAAGTAGAAGTTGGATACTCAGACCATACATTAGGAATAGAAGCTCCTATAGCAGCAGTAGCCCTAGGAGCAAAAGTAATAGAAAAGCATTTTACATTAGATAAAAACATGAAAGGACCAGATCATAGAGCTAGTTTAAATCCTCAAGAATTAAAAGCTATGGTTAGATATATTAGGAATATAGAAAAAGCTATTGGAGATGGAATAAAAAGACCTTCTAAATCAGAGTTGAAAAATAAAGATATCGCTAGAAAAAGTTTAGTAGCAAATTGCAGTATAAAAAAAGGAGAAATTTTTACAGAAAAAAATATACAAGCAAAAAGACCAGGCAAAGGAATATCTCCTATGAGATGGAATGAAGTAATAGGTAAAGTAGCCAATAAAGATTATAAAGAAGATGAGTTGATTGAAATATGA
- the neuC gene encoding UDP-N-acetylglucosamine 2-epimerase — protein MKKKVCVITGTRAEYGLLKPLIDKIDKDSELELQLIVTGMHLSPEFGFTYNEIQTDGYKIDEKIEILLSSDTNVGISKSMGLAMISFAECYERLKPDMIVVLGDRYEIFCAASCAMISRIPISHLHGGEVTEGVVDEAIRHSISKMSYIHFTSTQEYRNRVIQLGECPDRVFNVGAIGIENIKNMNLLSKEDLQKSIGFKFGEKTILVTFHPVTLEKFSSRKQFQNLLDAIDEMKNLKVIFTKANSDTNGRIINKIIDEYVNKNKEKAIAFISLGQLRYLSAMKYVDAVVGNSSSGIIEAPSFKVPTVNIGDRQKGRIQAKSVINCKPSKKDILNSFEKAFSREFKNEIKFTKNPYGDGKVSNKIMKEIKRYLFDDLINIKKPFYDIKVR, from the coding sequence ATGAAAAAAAAAGTTTGTGTAATTACTGGAACAAGAGCAGAGTATGGGCTATTGAAACCTTTAATAGATAAAATAGATAAAGATAGTGAATTAGAATTACAATTAATAGTTACTGGAATGCATTTATCGCCAGAGTTTGGATTTACTTATAATGAAATACAAACAGATGGATATAAAATAGATGAAAAAATTGAAATCTTATTAAGTTCAGATACCAATGTGGGAATATCTAAATCTATGGGACTTGCTATGATAAGTTTTGCAGAATGTTATGAAAGATTAAAACCAGATATGATAGTTGTATTAGGTGATCGATATGAAATATTTTGCGCTGCAAGTTGTGCTATGATATCTAGAATACCTATTTCTCATTTACATGGTGGAGAAGTTACTGAAGGTGTAGTAGATGAAGCTATAAGACATTCAATTAGTAAAATGAGTTATATTCACTTTACTAGTACACAAGAATATAGAAATAGAGTAATTCAGTTAGGAGAATGTCCAGACCGAGTTTTTAATGTAGGTGCTATAGGTATAGAAAATATAAAAAATATGAATTTACTGTCTAAAGAAGATTTACAAAAAAGTATAGGTTTTAAGTTTGGAGAAAAAACAATATTGGTTACATTTCATCCAGTTACATTAGAAAAGTTCTCTTCGAGAAAACAATTTCAAAACCTACTAGATGCAATAGATGAAATGAAAAATTTAAAGGTGATTTTTACAAAAGCAAACTCAGATACAAATGGAAGAATAATTAATAAAATAATAGATGAATATGTTAATAAAAATAAAGAAAAAGCTATAGCATTTATATCGCTAGGACAATTAAGATACTTGAGTGCTATGAAATATGTAGATGCAGTTGTCGGAAATTCGTCTAGTGGAATAATAGAAGCTCCTTCTTTTAAAGTTCCTACAGTTAATATAGGAGATAGGCAAAAAGGAAGAATACAAGCTAAATCTGTTATTAATTGTAAGCCTAGTAAAAAAGATATTTTAAATAGTTTTGAAAAAGCTTTTTCTAGAGAATTTAAGAATGAAATAAAGTTTACCAAAAATCCGTATGGAGATGGAAAAGTATCCAATAAAATTATGAAAGAAATAAAACGATATTTATTTGATGATCTAATAAATATAAAAAAGCCTTTTTATGATATAAAGGTGAGGTGA
- a CDS encoding acylneuraminate cytidylyltransferase family protein has translation MKKILAIIPARGGSKGVPRKNIKHLYGKHLIGWTIEAAKKSKYIDRLIVSTEDKEIAEVSKKYGCEIPFLRPKELAKDDTSGIDPVIHAVNCMKNDYGYNPDYVMLLQCTSPLRNEKQIDESIELILENENSESLISITEVEHNPYWNKKIDKNGFLKDFIEYDKSKFVRRQDFKKIYRLNGAIYIAKTDLLIRQKSFDTKFTIPYIMDKKSSIDIDTIEDFELAEFYISKLNNSF, from the coding sequence ATGAAAAAAATACTTGCAATTATACCCGCTAGAGGAGGATCTAAGGGGGTACCTCGAAAAAATATAAAGCATTTATACGGTAAACATTTAATAGGTTGGACTATAGAAGCAGCTAAAAAGTCTAAGTATATAGATAGATTAATAGTATCAACAGAAGATAAAGAAATAGCTGAGGTTTCTAAAAAATATGGATGTGAAATTCCTTTCTTAAGGCCAAAAGAGCTTGCAAAAGATGATACATCTGGAATAGATCCTGTAATACATGCTGTTAATTGTATGAAAAATGATTATGGTTATAATCCGGATTATGTTATGCTTTTACAGTGCACTTCTCCTCTTAGAAATGAGAAGCAAATAGATGAATCTATAGAATTAATTTTAGAAAATGAAAATTCAGAGTCTTTAATTTCCATTACAGAAGTTGAACATAATCCTTATTGGAATAAAAAAATTGATAAGAATGGATTTTTAAAGGATTTCATAGAATACGACAAAAGTAAATTTGTAAGAAGACAAGATTTCAAAAAAATTTACAGATTAAATGGTGCTATATATATAGCTAAAACAGATTTACTAATAAGACAAAAAAGTTTTGATACAAAATTTACAATACCATATATTATGGATAAAAAAAGTTCTATAGATATAGATACAATAGAAGATTTTGAACTTGCTGAATTTTATATTTCAAAATTAAACAATAGTTTTTGA